In Streptomyces sp. RFCAC02, the following proteins share a genomic window:
- the galE gene encoding UDP-glucose 4-epimerase GalE yields the protein MSGKYLVTGGAGYVGGVVAAHLLDAGHRVTVLDDLSTGFKEGVPPGAEFVEGRVQDGAARVLDDSYDGVLHFAASSQVGESVTDPEKYWRNNVAGTLELLRAMRDAGVRRLVFSSTAAVYGEPDVTPIREDAPTAPTNPYGASKLAVDHMITGEAHAHGLAAVSLRYFNVAGAHTTAAGTPLGERHDPESHLIPIVLQVAQGRRDAISVYGTDYPTPDGTCVRDYIHVADLAEAHLLALTAATPGEHLICNLGNGNGFSVREVVETARRVTGHPIPEAEAPRRAGDPAVLVASAERARDRLGWRPSRTDLAGIIADAWAFAQREENGR from the coding sequence GTGAGCGGCAAGTACCTGGTGACGGGCGGCGCCGGCTATGTGGGCGGCGTCGTCGCCGCCCACCTGCTGGACGCCGGGCACCGCGTGACCGTCCTGGACGACCTGTCCACCGGCTTCAAGGAGGGCGTGCCGCCGGGCGCCGAGTTCGTCGAGGGCCGGGTGCAGGACGGCGCCGCACGCGTCCTGGACGACTCCTACGACGGCGTCCTGCACTTCGCCGCCTCGTCGCAGGTCGGCGAGTCCGTGACCGACCCCGAGAAGTACTGGCGCAACAACGTCGCCGGCACCCTGGAACTCCTGCGCGCCATGCGCGACGCGGGCGTGCGCCGCCTCGTCTTCTCCTCCACCGCCGCCGTCTACGGCGAGCCGGACGTCACCCCCATCCGGGAGGACGCCCCGACCGCGCCGACCAACCCGTACGGCGCGAGCAAGCTGGCCGTCGACCACATGATCACGGGCGAGGCGCACGCGCACGGCCTGGCCGCCGTCTCCCTGCGCTACTTCAACGTCGCCGGCGCCCACACCACCGCCGCCGGCACGCCGCTGGGCGAGCGCCACGATCCCGAGAGCCACCTCATCCCCATCGTCCTGCAGGTCGCCCAGGGCCGCCGGGACGCCATCTCCGTCTACGGCACCGACTACCCGACGCCCGACGGCACCTGCGTCCGCGACTACATCCACGTCGCCGACCTGGCCGAGGCCCACCTCCTCGCCCTCACCGCCGCCACCCCCGGCGAGCACCTGATCTGCAACCTCGGCAACGGCAACGGCTTCTCCGTCCGCGAGGTCGTCGAGACCGCGCGCCGCGTCACCGGCCACCCGATCCCCGAGGCCGAGGCGCCCCGCCGCGCCGGCGACCCGGCCGTCCTCGTCGCCTCCGCCGAGCGCGCCCGCGACCGCCTCGGCTGGCGCCCGAGCCGCACCGACCTGGCCGGCATCATCGCGGACGCGTGGGCGTTCGCCCAGCGAGAGGAGAACGGCCGATGA
- the galT gene encoding galactose-1-phosphate uridylyltransferase: MKRTATRLADGRELIYYDAHDDAVRDAFDRRPLPPATSVSEVRHNPLLDEHVGYAAHRQARTYHPPADQCPLCPSREGRPSEIPAPSYEVAVFENRFPSFGGGTGRCEVVCFTSDHDASFADLTEERAALVLHAWTDRTADLADHPGVRQVYCFENRGAEIGVTLGHPHGQIYGYPYITPFTERALRAVAAHKARTGANLYDELLAAERADGRRVVLATDHWTAFVPHAARWPYEVHLYPNRRVPDLRALDDAERAGFPAVYLELLRRFDRIFGEDAPPTPYISGWHQAPFGIDDRADFALHLELFTIRRSPGKLKFLAGSESGMGAFVSDVLPEAAADRLREVATDK, from the coding sequence ATGAAGAGGACCGCGACCCGGCTGGCCGACGGCCGCGAGCTGATCTACTACGACGCGCACGACGACGCGGTCCGCGACGCCTTCGACCGCCGCCCGCTCCCGCCCGCCACGTCCGTCTCGGAGGTCCGCCACAACCCCCTCCTCGACGAGCACGTCGGCTACGCCGCCCACCGCCAGGCCCGCACCTACCACCCCCCGGCCGACCAGTGCCCCCTGTGCCCGAGCCGCGAGGGCCGGCCCAGCGAGATCCCCGCCCCCTCCTACGAGGTCGCCGTCTTCGAGAACCGCTTCCCCTCCTTCGGCGGCGGCACCGGGCGCTGCGAGGTCGTCTGCTTCACCTCCGACCACGACGCGTCGTTCGCCGACCTCACCGAGGAGCGGGCCGCCCTCGTCCTGCACGCCTGGACCGACCGCACCGCCGACCTCGCCGACCACCCGGGCGTCCGCCAGGTCTACTGCTTCGAGAACCGCGGCGCGGAGATCGGCGTCACCCTCGGCCACCCGCACGGCCAGATCTACGGCTACCCGTACATCACCCCGTTCACCGAACGCGCCCTGCGCGCCGTCGCCGCCCACAAGGCGCGCACCGGCGCCAACCTCTACGACGAACTCCTCGCCGCCGAGCGCGCCGACGGCCGCCGCGTCGTCCTCGCGACCGACCACTGGACCGCGTTCGTCCCCCACGCCGCCCGCTGGCCGTACGAGGTGCACCTGTACCCCAACCGCCGCGTCCCGGACCTCCGCGCGCTCGACGACGCCGAACGCGCCGGCTTCCCCGCCGTCTACCTGGAGCTGCTGCGCCGCTTCGACCGGATCTTCGGCGAGGACGCCCCGCCCACGCCGTATATTTCCGGCTGGCATCAGGCGCCGTTCGGCATCGATGACCGCGCGGACTTCGCCCTGCACCTGGAGCTGTTCACGATCCGCCGCAGCCCCGGCAAACTGAAGTTCCTCGCCGGCTCGGAGTCGGGCATGGGCGCCTTCGTGAGCGACGTACTGCCGGAGGCGGCTGCCGACCGGCTGCGAGAGGTGGCGACGGACAAGTGA
- a CDS encoding MarR family winged helix-turn-helix transcriptional regulator: MNDTDGTDGTGAPDGTGTGDVPDTVTTAHRLSVAITRLRSRLREESGTHEAGLSISQFSLLRRITDEGPVTAAGLAAAEHVSPQSVAQNLTVLKAAGLVHTRRDPDDGRRTLITAADAGDALLRSIRASRTAWLVQAIETLTEPGERATLDAAVDLLERLIASDVHTDRRGGGRRR; this comes from the coding sequence GTGAACGACACGGACGGAACGGACGGCACGGGCGCACCGGACGGAACGGGAACCGGCGACGTCCCGGACACCGTCACCACCGCGCACCGCCTCAGCGTCGCCATCACCCGGCTCCGCTCCCGGCTGCGCGAGGAGTCCGGCACCCACGAGGCGGGCCTGTCCATCTCCCAGTTCTCCCTCCTGCGCCGGATCACCGACGAGGGTCCCGTCACGGCCGCCGGCCTCGCCGCCGCCGAACACGTCAGCCCGCAGTCCGTCGCACAGAACCTCACCGTCCTCAAGGCCGCCGGACTCGTCCACACCCGCCGCGACCCGGACGACGGCCGCCGCACCCTCATCACCGCGGCCGACGCCGGCGACGCCCTGCTGCGGTCGATCCGCGCCTCGCGCACCGCGTGGCTCGTCCAGGCCATCGAGACCCTGACCGAACCGGGCGAGCGCGCCACCCTGGACGCGGCCGTCGACCTGCTGGAACGCCTGATCGCCTCCGACGTCCACACCGACCGGCGCGGCGGGGGACGGCGCCGATGA
- a CDS encoding MFS transporter, with product MTPRDPGTRAAGPFSWRFTAPLLLGASLNPVNSSLLATALTPIARSLDVPAGRVAVLVAALYLACAVAQPTAGKVAEEFGPRRVFMTGAGLVVAGAVLGATGGSLAALVAARVLIGIGTSAAYPTAMLLIRRRAADAGLREPPGRVLGALSVAGQATMALGLPVGGVLVGAAGWRWTFLVSIPFALAALAMTWAWIPRDPAGGRRGSARGTAARIDAAGIAGFGGAMTALLVFLMALPDVNAAALTTALVLGAALVAWELRAGNPFIDVRLLARNLALVRTYARVALTQLGVYSVMYGVTQWLEDGRGLSAEQAGLLVLPMSGLAVVITRPVARRNLVRGALVAASTASLLGSTGMLFLGTSAPVWTIVCVTLLFGVTVGTQSAGNQTALYTQAPAGQIGTASGLFRTFAYLGSIGSSTLTGVVFHDRVTDGGLHTIAIVLVGVSAAVLVMVLADRSLGGRARDGRAGRPEPDERHRPRKHHRRHKESHA from the coding sequence ATGACACCGCGCGATCCCGGCACGCGGGCGGCCGGCCCGTTCTCCTGGCGGTTCACCGCGCCCCTGCTCCTCGGGGCGTCCCTCAACCCGGTCAACAGCTCCCTGCTCGCCACCGCCCTCACCCCCATCGCGCGCTCCCTCGACGTGCCGGCCGGCCGCGTCGCCGTCCTCGTGGCCGCGCTCTACCTGGCGTGCGCCGTGGCCCAGCCGACCGCGGGGAAGGTCGCGGAGGAGTTCGGGCCGCGCCGTGTCTTCATGACGGGCGCCGGTCTGGTCGTCGCCGGGGCCGTCCTGGGCGCCACCGGCGGGAGCCTCGCCGCGCTCGTCGCGGCACGCGTCCTCATCGGGATCGGCACCTCCGCCGCGTACCCGACCGCCATGCTGCTGATACGCCGCCGCGCCGCCGACGCCGGGCTGCGCGAGCCGCCCGGCCGTGTCCTCGGCGCGCTGTCCGTCGCGGGACAGGCCACCATGGCGCTCGGCCTGCCCGTCGGCGGCGTCCTGGTGGGCGCGGCGGGCTGGCGGTGGACGTTCCTCGTCAGCATCCCGTTCGCGCTGGCCGCGCTCGCCATGACGTGGGCGTGGATCCCGCGCGACCCGGCGGGCGGGCGGCGCGGCTCCGCCCGTGGGACGGCCGCGCGGATCGACGCCGCGGGCATCGCGGGCTTCGGCGGCGCGATGACCGCCCTGCTGGTCTTCCTCATGGCCCTGCCCGACGTGAACGCGGCCGCCCTCACCACCGCCCTCGTCCTCGGCGCCGCGCTCGTGGCGTGGGAGCTGCGCGCAGGCAACCCGTTCATCGACGTCCGCCTCCTCGCCCGGAACCTCGCGCTCGTCCGCACCTACGCCCGGGTCGCCCTCACCCAGCTCGGCGTCTACAGCGTCATGTACGGCGTCACGCAGTGGCTGGAGGACGGGCGCGGCCTGTCAGCCGAGCAGGCCGGGCTGCTCGTGCTGCCGATGAGCGGCCTGGCCGTCGTCATCACCCGGCCCGTCGCCCGCCGCAACCTCGTCCGCGGCGCCCTGGTGGCCGCGTCCACGGCGTCCCTGCTGGGCTCCACCGGGATGCTGTTCCTCGGCACGTCGGCGCCGGTGTGGACCATCGTCTGCGTCACGCTGCTCTTCGGCGTGACGGTCGGCACCCAGTCGGCCGGCAACCAGACCGCCCTGTACACCCAGGCGCCCGCCGGGCAGATCGGCACGGCGTCCGGCCTGTTCCGGACGTTCGCCTACCTCGGGTCCATCGGCTCCTCCACCCTCACCGGCGTCGTCTTCCACGACCGGGTGACGGACGGCGGGCTGCACACCATCGCGATCGTGCTCGTCGGCGTCAGCGCGGCGGTACTGGTGATGGTCCTCGCCGACCGCTCGCTCGGCGGACGCGCGCGGGACGGGCGGGCCGGGCGCCCCGAGCCGGACGAGCGGCACCGGCCCCGCAAGCACCACCGGAGACACAAGGAGAGTCACGCATGA
- a CDS encoding cysteine hydrolase — protein MTDPTGVPALTPRTTALLAMDFQEAIIGRLPGADALVDRVAAAIAGVRAAGGTVGHVRVGFDDADYAAVPDTNKAFSAVAAARGMDADAPATRIDARVAPREGDIEVRKVRFGAFSTTGLADRLRERGITDLVLAGVSTSGVVLSTLTDAADRDYRLYVLADGVADPDPEVHDILLNRVFPRRAHVIDTQWLRDLLRTA, from the coding sequence ATGACCGACCCCACCGGCGTACCCGCCCTCACGCCCCGCACCACGGCGCTCCTCGCCATGGATTTCCAGGAGGCCATCATCGGCCGGCTGCCCGGGGCCGACGCCCTGGTGGACCGCGTCGCGGCCGCCATCGCCGGCGTACGGGCGGCCGGCGGCACCGTCGGCCACGTCCGCGTCGGCTTCGACGACGCCGACTACGCCGCCGTGCCCGACACCAACAAGGCGTTCTCCGCCGTCGCCGCCGCACGCGGCATGGACGCCGACGCCCCCGCCACACGGATCGACGCGCGGGTCGCGCCGCGCGAGGGCGACATCGAGGTCCGCAAGGTGCGGTTCGGCGCCTTCTCCACGACCGGTCTGGCCGACCGGCTGCGCGAGCGCGGCATCACCGACCTGGTGCTCGCCGGCGTCTCCACCAGCGGCGTCGTCCTGTCCACCCTCACGGACGCGGCGGACCGCGACTACCGCCTGTACGTCCTGGCGGACGGCGTGGCCGACCCCGACCCCGAGGTGCACGACATCCTGCTGAACCGGGTCTTCCCGCGCCGCGCCCACGTCATCGACACGCAGTGGCTCCGCGACCTGCTCAGGACCGCCTGA